A window from Ureaplasma parvum serovar 3 str. ATCC 27815 encodes these proteins:
- the pepF gene encoding oligoendopeptidase F, giving the protein MNDINDKKYDWDIDSLLKGKKLDILFNEFVESNNELIKAFEKWINSLNDFINFHEVSEKNLLISNRINNYVSNKLQTNLIDNEMLAWSQKIEHEQHRVAKIFINFENLAIKNKDLINSYLKNSSLIKYQLEYEELWRYEKHILNEQQQKVVTAISRFSSSFGDIFDVLLDSDMQYQDGINYKKQKVCFKNQTDLYVASKSNDRALRKSAYESHFKAIYDLRNTFSKLLYYEYVKQNELAKLHNFKDYISADAFSDKVDKNFINHIYTQTKKFAKGINRYTKYRTLFLKQQYQLTKVEPWDKNLDIIDKKNMFSIESAKNLTLEALALLGSEYINVVQRAFNEQWISWMPNNNKISGAYSISNTKGLDKIFILMNYDETYNSILTLVHELGHSVHTYFANQSQEVYNEYETFYAEIASITNEILMNYHLLKKYENDDLMRLYILDEMISGFIATTTRQAIFSNFEWVANEWINQGEEFSWNKIVLAYLEINHDYTGYKYNKNKISKYDEANALILINIPHFYTGNFYVYKYVIGQICGLINAIRIFNNKANAKEKYFCFFKSGGSLSPLETINILDIKINENDVWEEVNIIFNSWIDDYIKIIKKFLINKKI; this is encoded by the coding sequence ATGAATGATATTAATGATAAAAAATATGATTGAGATATAGATTCATTATTAAAAGGCAAGAAACTAGATATTTTGTTCAATGAATTTGTTGAATCAAATAATGAATTAATAAAAGCTTTTGAAAAGTGGATTAATAGTTTAAATGATTTTATTAATTTTCACGAAGTTTCAGAAAAAAATTTATTAATTAGTAATCGAATTAACAATTATGTTTCAAATAAATTGCAAACAAATTTAATCGATAATGAAATGCTTGCTTGGTCTCAAAAAATTGAACATGAACAACATCGTGTAGCTAAAATTTTTATTAATTTTGAAAATTTAGCAATAAAAAATAAAGATTTAATTAATTCATATTTAAAAAATTCTTCATTAATTAAATACCAATTAGAATATGAAGAATTATGACGTTACGAAAAACATATTTTAAATGAACAACAACAAAAAGTTGTTACAGCTATTAGCCGTTTTAGTTCAAGTTTTGGTGATATTTTTGATGTTTTATTAGATTCAGATATGCAGTATCAGGATGGTATAAACTATAAAAAACAAAAAGTTTGTTTTAAAAATCAAACTGATCTTTATGTTGCATCTAAATCAAATGATCGTGCTTTACGAAAATCAGCTTATGAATCTCATTTTAAAGCGATATATGATTTACGTAATACTTTTAGTAAATTATTATATTATGAATATGTTAAACAAAACGAGTTAGCAAAATTACATAATTTTAAGGATTATATTTCTGCGGATGCTTTTAGTGATAAGGTTGATAAAAATTTTATAAATCATATTTATACACAAACAAAAAAATTTGCTAAAGGAATTAATAGATATACAAAATATCGAACATTATTTCTAAAACAACAATATCAATTAACTAAAGTTGAACCATGAGATAAAAATTTAGATATAATTGATAAAAAAAACATGTTTAGTATTGAATCTGCTAAAAACTTAACTTTAGAAGCTTTGGCATTATTAGGTAGTGAATATATAAATGTTGTACAAAGAGCGTTCAATGAGCAATGAATATCATGAATGCCAAATAATAATAAAATTTCTGGAGCATATTCTATAAGTAACACTAAAGGCTTAGATAAAATTTTTATTTTAATGAATTATGATGAAACTTATAATTCTATTTTAACATTAGTTCATGAATTAGGGCATTCTGTACACACTTATTTTGCTAATCAATCACAAGAAGTATATAATGAATATGAAACCTTTTATGCAGAAATTGCTTCCATTACTAATGAGATCTTAATGAATTACCATTTATTAAAGAAATACGAAAATGATGATTTAATGCGTCTTTATATTTTAGATGAAATGATTAGTGGTTTTATTGCTACAACTACACGCCAAGCGATTTTTTCAAATTTTGAGTGAGTTGCCAATGAATGAATTAATCAAGGTGAAGAATTTAGCTGAAATAAAATAGTTTTAGCTTATCTAGAAATAAATCATGATTATACAGGATATAAATATAATAAAAACAAAATCAGTAAATATGATGAAGCAAACGCTTTAATTTTAATTAACATTCCACATTTTTATACTGGTAATTTTTATGTATATAAATATGTTATTGGACAAATTTGTGGATTAATTAATGCGATAAGAATTTTCAATAATAAAGCAAACGCTAAAGAAAAATATTTCTGTTTTTTTAAATCTGGAGGGAGTTTGTCTCCTCTTGAAACAATTAATATTTTAGATATAAAAATTAATGAGAACGATGTTTGAGAAGAAGTTAATATAATTTTTAATAGTTGAATCGATGATTATATAAAAATAATTAAAAAATTTTTAATAAATAAAAAAATATAA